The following proteins are co-located in the Manihot esculenta cultivar AM560-2 chromosome 9, M.esculenta_v8, whole genome shotgun sequence genome:
- the LOC122724510 gene encoding protein DETOXIFICATION 42-like, translated as MATETLLNLWENLAKLPLVMLLKDTRNVFNMDELAVEIAQIAVPAALALAADPVASLIDTAFIGHLGPVELAAVGVSIAIFNQVSKIAIFPLVSVTTSFVAEEESAGKSSNDENASLEDGLLVNKETEELLPKSGSISTKRHIPSASSALVIACVLGVIQALFLIFSAKPILSYMGVQSDSPMLIPAQQYLTLRSLGAPAVLLSLAMQGVFRGIKDTKTPLFATVVGDVANIILDPIFIFVFRLNVCGAAIAHVISQYLISLILLWKLIEHVDLLPPNIKDLQFGRFLKNGFMLLMRVIAATICVTLAASLAARHGSTSMAAFQVCLQIWMATSLLADGLAVAGQAMLASAFANKDHDRAKAIASRVFQYGLLLGLVLSIFLFGGLQFASRLFTEDVNVLNLIAVGIPFVAATQIVNVLAFVFDGINYGASDFAYSSYSMVLVSIISILCLFALSSSHGFFGIWVALTIFMTLRAYVGLLRIGTGTGPWSFLRK; from the exons GAACGTTTTCAATATGGATGAGTTAGCAGTAGAAATAGCACAAATTGCAGTTCCTGCTGCACTTGCTTTAGCAGCAGATCCTGTTGCTTCTCTAATCGATACAGCATTCATTGGCCATTTAG GACCTGTGGAGCTTGCTGCTGTGGGAGTTTCTATTGCCATTTTTAATCAAGTGTCAAAGATTGCAATTTTCCCACTTGTCAGTGTTACCACGTCTTTTGTTGCCGAGGAAGAAAGTGCTGGAAAATCGAGTAACGACGAAAATGCATCACTTGAAGATGGTTTGCTTGTCAATAAGGAAACGGAAGAGCTATTACCTAAATCTG GCAGCATTTCCACCAAAAGGCACATACCATCTGCTTCTTCAGCATTGGTTATTGCTTGTGTCCTTGGCGTAATCCAGGCTTTATTCCTCATTTTCTCTGCAAAACCGATCCTGAGCTACATGGGTGTACAATCT GATTCCCCAATGCTAATACCAGCACAACAATACTTGACATTGAGGTCACTAGGTGCTCCTGCTGTTCTTCTTTCACTAGCGATGCAAGGGGTTTTCCGAGGAATTAAGGATACGAAAACTCCTCTATTTGCTACTG ttGTGGGAGATGTAGCAAATATCATCTTGGACCCAATATTTATATTCGTATTCAGATTGAACGTCTGTGGTGCAGCCATTGCTCATGTTATTTCTCA GTACCTAATCTCCCTGATTCTGTTGTGGAAATTAATTGAACATGTTGATCTATTGCCTCCCAACATTAAAGATCTACAATTTGGTCGATTTCTAAAAAATG GATTTATGCTGTTGATGAGGGTAATAGCTGCGACAATCTGTGTCACCTTGGCTGCATCATTGGCGGCAAGACATGGATCTACTTCAATGGCTGCATTTCAGGTTTGCTTGCAGATTTGGATGGCAACTTCTTTGCTTGCAGATGGGCTGGCTGTGGCTGGACAA GCAATGCTTGCAAGTGCATTTGCAAATAAGGATCACGACAGGGCCAAGGCCATTGCTTCTCGTGTATTCCAG TACGGTTTGCTTTTAGGCCTAGTTCTCTCGATCTTCCTTTTCGGTGGACTACAGTTTGCTTCAAGATTATTTACAGAAGACGTCAATGTTTTGAATCTTATTGCCGTGGGCATCCCG TTTGTTGCAGCAACTCAAATCGTAAATGTTTTAGCCTTCGTTTTCGATGGAATCAATTATGGAGCATCTGATTTTGCATACTCTTCATACTCAATG GTTTTGGTGTCAATAATAAGCATCCTATGCTTATTTGCTTTATCATCTAGTCATGGCTTCTTTGGCATCTGGGTTGCGTTGACCATTTTTATGACTCTACGCGCATACGTGGGCTTGTTGAG AATAGGCACGGGAACAGGACCTTGGagctttttaagaaaataa